In Brachybacterium fresconis, the genomic stretch CAACCTGGCGGACATGGTCGTCGTCGCGGACGCCGGGATGCTCTCGATGGCGAACCTGAACGCCCTGGCCGAAGCGGAGCTGAAGTTCATCGTCGGCTCACGGCCGAAGAAAGCCCCCGGTGACCTGGCCAATCACTTCCACTGGAACGGGGACGCGTTCAGCGATGGGCAGCTGATCGACACGGTCACCCCGCGGCACGGCTCCACCAAGACCGAGACGAAGCGACGCCGCAAAGAGCCGGTCTGGGACGCGAAGGAGCATCCCGGGCACTGGCGCGCGGTCTGGTCCTACTCCCGCAAACGCGCAGTCCACGACAACTACACCCTCACCCAGCAGGAGAACAGGGCCCGAGCCGTGATCGCCGGCGACGCCTCCGTCAAGGGCACCCGGTTCATCAAATCCACCACGGCCGGCAAGAAGCTGGATGAGGAGTCGCTGGAGAAGGCGAAGCAGCTGGTCGGGCTGAAGGGCTACGTCACCAACATCCCCGCGAGCACCATGGCCGCGCCGGAGGTGCTCTCCAGCTACCACGACCTCTGGCACGTGGAGCAGTCCTTCCGAATGAGCAAGACAGACCTCCAGGCCAGACCCATGTTCCATCATCAGCGCGACGCGATCGAAGCCCACCTCACCATCGTCTTCACCGCGCTGGCGATCGCCCGCTACCTCCAAGACACGACCGGGTTCAGCATCCGAAAGATCATCCAGACCCTCCGCCCGCTGCAGGACGTCACGATCACCCTGGCCAGGCAGCAGATCACCGCGAAGCCCGACCTCACCGACGACGCCCGACACGTCCTCGACGCACTGACACACTAAACCTGTGCAAGTCAGGGGCGGGATCCGGACAGCGGCGTCTGGGTCGCCGAGAACCGGGGCCTGACCGAGTACGGACTGGCCGCCAAGGGCGAGCCGGGGAGCTTCGGATACGATGAGTTCGGCAACCGGCTTCCGTATGCGAACCACCGGCCCGAGTACGCCCCGGGACAGGTCGAGGCAGTGTGGAGGGAATCTCGCGACGAGCAAATGAGGCTCATTGATAGCGGTAACCTACGCTTGGATAAACCCAAGAAGGAAAGCCAGATGTGGGTCCGCGTTCGAGACACTTCGACCGATGCGAATCTAGTAGATCTCGGCGGTAAGGGGAAATGGAAGCTCATAGAATGGAAGCCGGGGCAGTCCAGGCGGAATCTATGGGATATGGGGCATTTTCCTGGAGCAAAGTACTCACAACTCCGCACGGACTATTTGGCGGGCAATATTTCAAAGAAGAGCTTCCTCGCCAGGTACCACGACGTAGAAAATTACGGCGTTGAGGACTGGCGCAGAAATAG encodes the following:
- a CDS encoding GH-E family nuclease: MWVRVRDTSTDANLVDLGGKGKWKLIEWKPGQSRRNLWDMGHFPGAKYSQLRTDYLAGNISKKSFLARYHDVENYGVEDWRRNSSHEDE